From a region of the Lactuca sativa cultivar Salinas chromosome 4, Lsat_Salinas_v11, whole genome shotgun sequence genome:
- the LOC111910683 gene encoding RING-H2 finger protein ATL8 gives MSRHFRMLGGQNSSTTAVAEQQQDPTNVDSDFVVILAALLCALICVLGLVAVARCTWIRRISGIVIIGRTDHSPPAAANKGLKKKVLKALPKLTYSTETMAEKFPDCAICLTEFVSGDEIRVLPRCGHGFHVMCIDTWFGSHSSCPSCRQILVAPPRCKKCGEVPGGESTAAQTANHISTTASIDRFLP, from the coding sequence atgtCTCGTCATTTCAGGATGCTCGGAGGTCAAAATTCATCCACCACCGCCGTCGCCGAGCAACAGCAGGACCCCACCAATGTCGACTCCGACTTTGTCGTCATCCTCGCCGCCCTTTTATGTGCCCTAATCTGCGTCCTCGGTCTCGTCGCAGTCGCTCGCTGCACCTGGATCCGTCGGATCTCCGGCATAGTCATTATCGGTCGTACAGATCACTCTCCACCAGCGGCAGCAAACAAAGGTCTAAAGAAAAAAGTCCTCAAAGCTCTCCCGAAGCTCACCTACTCCACAGAAACAATGGCGGAGAAATTCCCCGACTGCGCTATCTGCTTGACAGAATTTGTCTCCGGTGACGAGATCAGAGTGTTGCCGAGGTGCGGACATGGTTTTCATGTCATGTGCATTGACACTTGGTTCGGATCTCATTCCTCGTGTCCGTCTTGTCGCCAGATCTTAGTAGCTCCGCCGAGATGTAAGAAATGCGGTGAAGTTCCCGGCGGTGAATCCACTGCAGCTCAGACTGCGAATCATATATCAACAACTGCTTCAATCGACAGGTTTTTGCCCTAG